From the Nocardiopsis changdeensis genome, one window contains:
- a CDS encoding UDP-N-acetylglucosamine 1-carboxyvinyltransferase — protein sequence MTHLRIRGGRPLAGVVRVQGSKNVFLHLASAALLSAHPVRLHNVPRITDTGVVADIIGAAGAQVSFDGAGMDVHAADVTSGVIPPDLGGMIRPTACFGAALLARTGRAVFPMPGGDAFAVRRIDLHLEAMRAAGAEVRTANGIVSARIRTGLCGFSFDCTTPGGFGPSLGATVTALLLAASARGESRVVSPSGEPEVHATAELLRRMGVPIEAENGVLLVEGRDRLAPAAARVPADRMAAGTLLLAGAITNGRVEVEDPTLDSLPRGFVDTLADVGLKLTRGIGTIRTTPSDLHPVTVETGVHPGYPTDLQPQLVALLTQTPGTSRVLERIYAQRATHVPGLVALGADVTARGQELTITGRSRLRGTTVHGDDIRAATALVLAALAARGTTRVYGVRHLRRGYEDLADTLGALGADITEEDH from the coding sequence ATGACCCATCTCCGTATTCGAGGCGGCCGTCCCCTGGCAGGGGTCGTCCGCGTGCAGGGATCGAAGAACGTCTTCCTGCACCTGGCCTCGGCCGCGCTGCTGTCCGCCCACCCGGTTCGACTGCACAACGTCCCCAGGATCACCGATACCGGGGTGGTCGCCGACATCATCGGGGCCGCCGGTGCCCAGGTCTCGTTTGACGGCGCCGGCATGGACGTGCACGCGGCCGACGTCACGAGCGGCGTCATCCCGCCAGACCTCGGCGGCATGATCCGCCCGACCGCCTGTTTCGGCGCCGCGCTACTCGCCCGGACCGGGCGCGCGGTCTTCCCGATGCCGGGCGGCGATGCCTTCGCCGTGCGCCGTATCGACCTCCACCTGGAAGCCATGCGTGCTGCGGGCGCCGAGGTCCGCACGGCCAACGGGATCGTCTCCGCCCGGATCCGGACCGGGCTGTGCGGGTTCTCCTTCGACTGCACGACACCGGGCGGCTTCGGTCCGAGTCTCGGTGCGACCGTGACGGCCCTGCTGCTGGCCGCCTCGGCCCGGGGCGAGTCACGAGTGGTGTCTCCGAGCGGGGAGCCCGAGGTGCACGCGACGGCGGAGCTGCTGCGCCGTATGGGGGTACCGATCGAAGCGGAGAACGGTGTCCTGCTCGTCGAGGGACGCGACCGGCTCGCCCCCGCGGCCGCACGCGTGCCCGCCGACCGGATGGCCGCGGGCACGCTGCTGCTGGCCGGGGCGATCACCAACGGCCGCGTCGAGGTCGAAGACCCCACCCTCGACAGCCTGCCCCGGGGGTTCGTCGACACCCTCGCCGACGTGGGCCTGAAGCTCACCCGAGGCATCGGCACCATACGCACCACACCTTCCGACCTGCACCCGGTCACCGTCGAGACCGGCGTTCACCCCGGCTACCCGACCGATCTGCAGCCCCAACTCGTCGCGCTGCTGACCCAGACCCCGGGAACCTCCCGGGTGCTGGAACGGATCTACGCCCAACGCGCCACCCATGTCCCCGGTCTGGTCGCCCTCGGCGCCGATGTGACCGCACGCGGGCAGGAACTCACGATCACCGGGCGGTCCCGGCTGCGCGGCACTACGGTGCACGGTGACGACATCAGAGCCGCGACCGCCCTCGTCCTGGCCGCCCTGGCGGCCAGGGGTACCACCCGCGTCTACGGTGTGCGCCATCTGCGCCGCGGATACGAGGACCTGGCCGACACCCTCGGCGCGCTGGGCGCCGACATCACCGAGGAGGACCATTGA
- a CDS encoding helix-turn-helix domain-containing protein gives MSGPHLSERLSIPLCFWSRAEVLHALEDHDAGALFRLVRQYCGASQQAIGAAVDLAQPHVSRIMSGRQRMTTLQSWQRVADGLEMPNDARCMIGLADARSAYIGGNSRSGASTAATGDLWSAPRTVEDIAEITLKDLMKRREALVVGGALVVGAALTETFEHWLLPPRGILDRGKGRLGESELRRIEAATVALRHWDDRWRLGIRRKAVVGQLSEVSELAETTQSASVQARLFVVMAELSKIAASMSYDAGDHPTAQKYYMLSLRAIHQAGPEHKLYGVGVLADMARQMLDTKNPRDALDISRIALDSAQAHKAPSTVLAMLRTREGWSYAGMGRAAAYTRSVAQAEELLEEGDADELPSWARNFDRAELLGVVGARYRDLALGQDDKVARTEYARSSADYIAQALRLRDPEKRRNRAFDLVGLGRTYLVLGEPEEAARVVAQAAGIERDLGSGRVRRRLHDWHREAAAFHREPAVAGVREELSNTLLAEPSTSKETA, from the coding sequence ATGAGCGGCCCCCACCTTTCGGAACGCCTCTCGATCCCCCTGTGCTTCTGGTCTCGCGCCGAGGTCCTGCACGCCTTGGAGGATCACGATGCCGGAGCCCTGTTCCGCCTCGTCCGGCAGTACTGCGGCGCGAGCCAGCAGGCGATCGGAGCGGCCGTCGACCTTGCGCAGCCGCACGTCAGTCGGATCATGTCGGGCCGGCAGCGGATGACGACGCTCCAGAGTTGGCAGCGAGTAGCGGACGGCCTCGAAATGCCGAACGATGCCCGTTGCATGATCGGGCTCGCCGACGCCCGGTCCGCATATATCGGCGGCAACTCCCGATCCGGTGCGTCGACTGCGGCAACAGGTGATCTATGGTCGGCGCCGAGAACAGTTGAGGACATCGCCGAGATCACGTTGAAGGACCTGATGAAACGCAGAGAGGCTCTTGTCGTCGGTGGCGCACTCGTCGTCGGTGCGGCGCTCACCGAGACTTTCGAACACTGGTTGCTGCCGCCCAGGGGCATCCTCGACCGCGGCAAGGGGAGGCTCGGGGAAAGCGAGCTTCGGCGGATCGAGGCCGCGACCGTGGCGCTACGGCACTGGGACGACCGCTGGCGCCTGGGGATCCGTCGCAAGGCCGTCGTCGGCCAGCTCTCCGAGGTCTCCGAACTCGCCGAGACCACTCAGTCGGCATCGGTCCAGGCGCGCCTCTTCGTCGTCATGGCCGAGCTGTCGAAGATAGCCGCGTCCATGTCCTACGACGCAGGCGATCATCCGACCGCGCAGAAGTACTACATGCTCTCGCTGCGGGCGATCCACCAGGCCGGCCCGGAACACAAGCTGTACGGTGTCGGAGTCCTGGCCGACATGGCGCGCCAGATGCTGGACACGAAGAACCCTCGCGATGCCCTCGACATCTCCCGGATCGCCTTGGACAGTGCCCAGGCGCACAAAGCGCCGTCAACGGTGCTGGCGATGCTCCGCACCCGGGAGGGGTGGTCCTACGCCGGCATGGGGCGCGCAGCGGCCTACACACGGTCCGTCGCCCAGGCCGAGGAGCTCCTGGAAGAAGGGGACGCCGATGAGCTTCCGAGCTGGGCGCGCAACTTCGACCGTGCCGAGCTGCTCGGGGTCGTCGGTGCGCGGTACCGGGATCTCGCCCTCGGGCAGGACGACAAGGTGGCGCGGACCGAGTACGCGCGATCGTCGGCCGACTACATCGCCCAGGCCCTTCGGCTGCGTGATCCGGAGAAGAGGCGCAACCGGGCGTTCGACCTGGTCGGCCTGGGACGGACCTACCTCGTTCTCGGAGAGCCCGAGGAGGCCGCGCGGGTCGTCGCCCAGGCCGCCGGTATCGAACGTGACCTCGGGTCGGGACGGGTACGCCGACGCCTGCACGACTGGCATCGCGAAGCCGCAGCCTTCCACCGGGAGCCCGCTGTGGCAGGGGTCCGCGAGGAGTTGTCGAATACCCTGCTGGCCGAACCCTCGACCTCGAAGGAGACGGCATGA
- a CDS encoding MerR family transcriptional regulator, producing the protein MFTIGDFARHGCVSVRMLRHYDATGLLRPAHVDPASGYRYYTAAQLSRLNRIIALKDLGFTLQQVREIVDEKVGADELRGMLRLRRADLETARTSAQARLLQVEARLRAIESEGHMPTNDVVIKNVPAVRVAELTATAASFGPEDIGPVIGPLYDELFRLLDAAGIAPTGPGIAYYEDAPEGGGRITVHAAVQVSAPLRDGDFRVLDLPSLDQAATIVHRGSMDAVLPTAQALAHWIDANGYRPAGHPREINLECPEDRDDWVTELQAPVTRA; encoded by the coding sequence ATGTTCACCATCGGAGATTTCGCCCGGCACGGCTGCGTCTCGGTCCGCATGCTGCGTCACTACGACGCGACAGGACTCCTGCGCCCGGCCCACGTCGACCCCGCCAGCGGCTACCGCTACTACACCGCCGCCCAGCTCTCCCGCCTCAACCGGATCATCGCGCTCAAGGACCTCGGATTCACCCTCCAGCAGGTCCGGGAGATCGTGGACGAGAAGGTCGGCGCCGACGAACTGCGCGGCATGCTGCGGCTGCGGCGGGCCGACCTGGAGACCGCGAGGACTTCCGCGCAGGCCCGGCTGCTCCAGGTCGAGGCGAGGCTCCGAGCGATCGAGAGCGAGGGGCACATGCCCACCAACGACGTCGTCATCAAGAACGTCCCCGCCGTCCGAGTGGCGGAGCTGACCGCGACCGCCGCGAGCTTCGGGCCCGAGGACATCGGCCCCGTCATCGGGCCGCTCTACGACGAGCTGTTCCGGCTCCTGGACGCGGCCGGCATCGCCCCCACGGGCCCCGGCATCGCCTACTACGAGGACGCTCCCGAGGGCGGCGGCCGGATCACCGTCCACGCCGCCGTCCAGGTCTCCGCGCCTCTCCGGGACGGCGACTTCCGGGTCCTCGACCTGCCGTCCCTGGACCAGGCGGCGACCATCGTGCACCGCGGCTCGATGGACGCCGTGCTCCCCACCGCCCAGGCCCTGGCCCACTGGATCGACGCCAACGGCTACCGGCCCGCCGGGCACCCCCGCGAGATCAACCTGGAGTGCCCCGAGGACCGCGACGACTGGGTGACCGAACTCCAGGCACCGGTGACCCGGGCCTGA